Genomic segment of Candidatus Sulfotelmatobacter sp.:
CCGGCGAATTGCGTGGAGAGCGTGCGCAGGTAGCCCTCGAACAGCTCGTCGATCGGCAGCTCGATCAGGCGGAGGCCCAGGTTCTGCGCCAGCGCGGTGGCATCCTCCCTGGAGGCGGCGGAAGTGAAGCGCGTGGGCATCGAGACGCCGACCACGTGCTCGGGGCCGAGCGCGTCCACCGCGATGCAGGCGGTCAGCGCGGAATCCACGCCGCCCGAGAGCCCGAGCACCACGGTCTCGAATCCATTCTTGCGCACGTAGTCGCGCGTGCCGAGCACCAGCGCCTGATAGATCTCGGCCGCGAGTTCCTGCGTCGGTTGCGCCGCGCGCCGGGCCATCGCCGGTCGGGGCGCCACCGCGACCGCCACCGCCGCATGCCCCTCGCCCGGCTCCTGGCGCCCGAGGGTGACGCGCACCGCGGGCTCGCCGCCCTCGAGCACGCGGCCCTTGCGCAGCAGGGGATTGTGGAGGCGGGCGTTGAAGACGTCGTCGAGATTGACGTCGGCGACCAGCAGGTCTTCCTGGAACATCGCGCCGTCGGCGAGCACCTGACCCTGCTGATCGATGATCAGGCTGCAGCCGTCGTAGATCACCTCGTCCTGCCCGCCCACCAGGTTCACGTAGCAGACCACCACCAGATTGTCGGCCGCGCGCGTGCACAACATGCGGCGCCGCTGTTGCGCCTTTCCGGCGTGGTAGGGCGAGGCCGAGACGTTGATCACGACCTCGGCGCCGCCGCGGAACACCTGCTCCTCGACCGGACCGCCCGAGTACCAGATGTCCTCGCAGATGTTGACGCCGATCACCGCGCCTTCGCGCACGAACACCGGATTCGAGGTCGAAGGCATGAAGTAGCGGTTCTCGTCGAACACGCCGTAGTTCGGCAGATAGCGCTTGCGGTAGGTCCCGGCCCAGGCGCCGTCGTGGAGGATCGCCGCGGCGTTGAACAGATCCACGTCGCGATCCACCGTTCCCACCACCACCGTCATGCCGCGGGTGTGCGGGAGCAGCTCGTGAGTCCGCTGCATGGCGCGCTCGATGAACGACGGCTTGAGCAGCAGATCCTCGGGTGGATAGCCGGTGATCACCATCTCCGGCAGCGCCAGCAGGTCCACTCCGGAGGCACGCGCCTTCTCGATGGATTCGACGATCTGCCGGAAGTTGCCGTCGAGATCGCCGACGGTGGGATTGATCTGGGCGAGCCCGAGACGCAGTCGTCGCATGGGCGGGCGATTGTGCGGCGCTTGATGGGTCCGCGCAAGCGAACGACAGGAAAACGAAAACGCCCGGCCGAGGCCGGGCGGTCCCGTTTCGGAGCGGGCGATCGGTGCCCGCCCACTTCAAGAGGGAAGCCTTGAGTTCAGCGCTTGGTGCCGTCTCGCCGACTTCCGACCCGCCGGCCGTCCGGGGCCTCGCAGGACCCATTCCTTTCGGGAGCGACCACGGGCTCTTGAATCGTCTGAGGGTGCCGGATCACGGTCCGGCGCCATTGGGAACGATCTCGCAAGTCCCGTTCCCGTGCCCTCACGGGCTTCAGACAACGCAAACGATTGTGGCAGCATGGGCTCCGCGGCGCCAAGCAAAATCTACGTCCAGCCCGGTACCGGAAACATGGCGGATTTCCTTACAGTCCGTGCGGATCGCGACTGCCCGGATGGGCAGTCAGCCGCGGGCCCCGGCCTTCGTCGCGGGCTGTATCGCGGCCAGAGCGGCCCCCCCGAAGGCGAGCCAGCCGAGCCACAGAAACGCGGTGCATATCGCCGCAGCCAGGGCCTGGCCCTGGGCTCCCGGGCCCACCACCAGCGGCTCGCCCGTGGCGCGGCGATAGAGCAACGTGGTGAGCGCGGCGGTGCCCGCCGTGCCCGCGGCCAGCCCCAGGTTGCGCATCGTCGCCTGGAGCCCGGAGGCGAGCCCGAGCCGATGCGCGGGCACCGAACCCATCACCACCGAAGCGTTCGGGACGGTGAATAGGCCGAGGCCCACGCCGATCAGGATCGCCCCGGGCAGCAGCCCGCGAGCCGAGCCACCCATCCTCGCGAGCAGGAAATCCCCGCCTGCGACCAGCAGCAGGCCGCCGACGCTGAGAAGACGAGTGCCCACTCGATCGGACCAGCGGCCGGCGAGCGGGGCGCACAACAGCGCCGCGACCGGGAGGACCGCGAGCCAGCCACCGGCGTGACGCGCATCGAGACCACGCACCACCTCGAGGTAGGGAGGCAGCAGGAACGCGACCGCGATCGACAGCACCTGCCCGAGCAG
This window contains:
- a CDS encoding NAD+ synthase, producing the protein MRRLRLGLAQINPTVGDLDGNFRQIVESIEKARASGVDLLALPEMVITGYPPEDLLLKPSFIERAMQRTHELLPHTRGMTVVVGTVDRDVDLFNAAAILHDGAWAGTYRKRYLPNYGVFDENRYFMPSTSNPVFVREGAVIGVNICEDIWYSGGPVEEQVFRGGAEVVINVSASPYHAGKAQQRRRMLCTRAADNLVVVCYVNLVGGQDEVIYDGCSLIIDQQGQVLADGAMFQEDLLVADVNLDDVFNARLHNPLLRKGRVLEGGEPAVRVTLGRQEPGEGHAAVAVAVAPRPAMARRAAQPTQELAAEIYQALVLGTRDYVRKNGFETVVLGLSGGVDSALTACIAVDALGPEHVVGVSMPTRFTSAASREDATALAQNLGLRLIELPIDELFEGYLRTLSTQFAGRAPDITEENLQARIRGNELMALSNKFGWLVLTTGNKSEISVGYCTLYGDTAGGFAVLKDVYKTNVYQLARHRNGSGLGPIPERTLSRAPSAELRADQTDQDTLPPYDVLDPILRMYVEEDRSAGEIAEMGYDLETVRRVFRMVDRAEYKRRQSPPGIKITPRAFGKDRRLPITNRWRG